The Sandaracinus amylolyticus genomic interval TGCAGCCGCGCGACCACTGCGCCTGCGCGAGCACGGCCTCGACCACGAGCACCTCGAGGTCCTCGCGGTTCGCGACGTGGTTGTAGAGCGTCATCGGGCCGGTCCCGAGCGCGCTCGCGAGCGCGCGCATCGAGAGCCCCTCGAGGCCGTGCTCGTCGACGAGCGCGAGCGCGGCTTCCTGCAGCCGTGCGCGCGAGAACTTCGGAGGTCGTCCCATGTGGCTGGCCCTTGACGCCGCGAAAAATCGGGCACAAAGCATTTGCGTACGGTGTACCTAAACCGCACGCGGAGGTCTCGTCGCATGCCTAGCACTCCTGCTCCGGACGTCGGTGACGTCGCGCCCGACTTCGTCCTGCCGGACTCCAGCGGCGCGCCGCGCCGGCTCGCCGTGCTCTGCGCGGAGCGACCGCACGTGGTCGTGTTCTATCGCGGGCACTGGTGCCCGTTCTGCTTGCGCCAGCTCGGCCAGTACCGCGAGCGCTGGGGCGAGCTCGACGCGCTCGGGTTCGGGCTGGTCGCGATCTCGGTGGACGAGCCGCAGCGATCGAGCGCGCTCGCGGCGCAGCTCGAGCTGCCGTTCCGTCTGCTCTGCGATGCGCGTCGCGAGGTCGTGTCGGCGTACGGGATCCTCAACGCGGGCGAGAAGGGCGGCATCGCGTACCCCGCGACGTTCGTGCTCGATCGCGATCGCACCGTGCGCTTCCGATCGCTCGACCGCACGGCGTCGCGCGCCGATCTCGACGTCGTGCTCGCGTTCCTGCGCGGCGAGGCGGTGCCCGACGCGCCCGCGCGCGCGGGGCTGCTGCCGAGCCTCGGCGACTGGACGCGCACGTTCGGCAACGCGCTCCGC includes:
- a CDS encoding peroxiredoxin family protein yields the protein MPSTPAPDVGDVAPDFVLPDSSGAPRRLAVLCAERPHVVVFYRGHWCPFCLRQLGQYRERWGELDALGFGLVAISVDEPQRSSALAAQLELPFRLLCDARREVVSAYGILNAGEKGGIAYPATFVLDRDRTVRFRSLDRTASRADLDVVLAFLRGEAVPDAPARAGLLPSLGDWTRTFGNALRFGLRSPNDDCAECA